A single genomic interval of Deltaproteobacteria bacterium CG2_30_66_27 harbors:
- a CDS encoding TIGR02757 family protein, which yields MKYLATPSPPPLAGPLLRLLAEGRGAELSPDPVAFPHRFADPRDAETAAFLSASFAFGGVLQIGNFLSRLFNALSPSPHAALTAVKPPGRRSVAGLSHRFISSEGVYRFLRCVRAAYIAHGSLERLYIAGRGGEPPDLRRDLGRFLGGLRDPWGKDLARERDFLFPRPERGSACKRHNLFLRWVVRGPDGVDLGLWGAVSPRDLVVPLDTHMARLGGALGLTRRRTPDWRMAEEITASLRLVCPDDPVKFDYPLTRLGILGVCTRSRRGVCGRCPVAPLCARRSQGG from the coding sequence TTGAAGTACTTAGCCACGCCGTCGCCCCCACCGCTCGCCGGTCCGCTCCTCCGTCTGCTCGCCGAGGGCCGGGGCGCGGAGCTTTCCCCCGACCCGGTCGCGTTTCCCCACCGGTTCGCCGATCCCCGGGACGCCGAGACCGCGGCGTTTCTATCCGCCTCGTTCGCCTTCGGAGGCGTCCTTCAGATCGGGAACTTCCTGTCGCGCCTCTTCAACGCCCTTTCCCCGTCGCCGCACGCCGCCTTGACGGCCGTCAAGCCGCCCGGCCGACGATCGGTCGCCGGTCTTTCCCACCGGTTCATCTCTTCCGAAGGGGTGTACCGTTTCCTCCGCTGCGTCCGCGCGGCGTACATCGCGCACGGATCGCTCGAGCGGCTCTACATCGCGGGACGGGGAGGGGAGCCCCCCGATCTTCGGAGGGACCTCGGGCGGTTCCTCGGCGGCCTCCGCGACCCGTGGGGGAAGGATCTGGCGCGCGAGCGCGACTTCCTCTTTCCGCGCCCGGAACGCGGGTCGGCGTGCAAGCGGCACAACCTGTTCCTGCGGTGGGTCGTCCGCGGCCCGGACGGCGTCGATCTCGGATTATGGGGCGCGGTGTCGCCGCGGGACCTCGTCGTTCCCCTCGACACCCACATGGCGCGGCTGGGAGGCGCTCTCGGGCTCACGCGGCGCAGGACCCCGGACTGGCGGATGGCGGAGGAGATCACCGCCTCCCTGCGCCTCGTGTGCCCGGACGATCCGGTGAAGTTCGACTATCCTCTTACCCGTCTCGGCATCCTCGGGGTATGCACCCGTTCCCGGCGCGGTGTCTGCGGCCGTTGCC
- a CDS encoding ATP phosphoribosyltransferase, with the protein MKEKKRNVLNIGLPKGSLQESTLHLFRKAGFNINVGSRSYVPTIDDPELSGLLIRAQEMARYVQDGILDMGLTGRDWVLEQNAKVKEVCPLLYARGGLRAVRWVVAVPNDSPIQRVRDLQGKRVATELVQFTRRYLKKKGVEAQVEFSWGATEVKAPRLADAIVELTETGSSLRANNLRVVETILESTTVLIANREAWKDPWKREKIGNIALLLQGALRAEEKVGLKMNVGRVDLDRILKVLPAMQNPTISTLSEAGWFSLEVIVDQKIVRDLIPVLKREGASGIVEYPLNKVIP; encoded by the coding sequence ATGAAAGAGAAGAAGCGCAACGTTTTGAACATCGGCCTGCCGAAGGGGAGCCTGCAGGAGTCCACCCTGCACCTGTTCCGCAAGGCCGGCTTCAACATCAACGTCGGCTCGCGCAGCTACGTCCCCACGATCGACGACCCGGAACTTTCCGGTCTCCTGATCCGCGCCCAGGAGATGGCGCGCTACGTTCAGGACGGCATCCTCGACATGGGGCTGACCGGGCGGGACTGGGTGCTGGAGCAGAACGCGAAGGTGAAGGAGGTTTGTCCTCTTCTCTATGCCCGCGGCGGCCTGCGCGCCGTCCGGTGGGTGGTGGCGGTCCCGAACGATTCCCCGATCCAGCGGGTCCGGGATCTGCAGGGGAAGCGGGTGGCGACCGAGCTGGTCCAGTTCACCCGGCGCTACCTGAAGAAAAAGGGGGTCGAGGCCCAGGTCGAGTTCTCCTGGGGGGCCACCGAGGTGAAGGCGCCGCGCCTGGCCGACGCGATCGTCGAGTTGACCGAGACGGGGAGCAGCCTTCGGGCGAACAACCTCCGCGTCGTGGAGACGATCTTGGAGTCGACCACCGTCCTCATCGCGAACCGGGAGGCATGGAAGGATCCGTGGAAGCGGGAAAAGATCGGGAACATCGCCCTGCTCCTCCAGGGCGCTCTCCGCGCGGAGGAGAAGGTCGGCCTCAAGATGAACGTCGGTCGCGTCGACCTCGACCGGATCCTCAAGGTGCTGCCGGCGATGCAGAACCCGACGATCTCCACCCTGAGCGAGGCCGGCTGGTTCTCCCTCGAGGTCATCGTCGACCAGAAGATCGTCCGGGACCTGATCCCCGTCCTCAAGAGGGAAGGGGCCTCCGGGATCGTCGAGTACCCGCTGAACAAGGTCATCCCTTAG